The Deltaproteobacteria bacterium genomic interval TCATCGGTGTAAGCCGTTCCGCTTCGGTTGATGTAGGCCTCCACGGCGTGGGTCAACGCATCCATCCCGGTGGTGGACGTGATGTGCGGCGGCAGACCAATCATCAATTCCGGGTCCAGCACGGCAATTTTGGGGATCAGCTTCGTGTCCATGATGGCGAACTTTTCGTGGGTTTTTGCATTGGTCACGATCGCGGCGATCGTCGTTTCAGACCCTGTTCCCGCCGTGGTGGGGATGCAGTAAAAGGGAGGAATCGGTACCAGAACCCTGAAAAGTCCCCGCATGAAACGCACGGGGAGCCAGGGGTTCCTGATCCTCGCCCCGATGGTTTTAGCGCAGTCGATGGGCGAACCGCCCCCGAAGGCGATGATGGCTTTGCACCGGTTCTTTTTGTAAACCTCCCTGCCGTTTTCGACATTTTCGATCGTCGGATTCGGTTGAACATCGTCGAAGATGGTGTACTGAATATCATGCGCCGCCAGCGAAGCCTGCAGCCCGTCGAGAAGCTTCAAATCCATCAGTACCCTGTCGGTAACCACCAGAACGTTGCCGATCCCCCTGGCTTTGATGTTGTCGATCAATGTTTTGACGCTGCCCGGACCCGTCAATATCACCGGCACGGGAAACGGCATGACCTTGGATACGTATTTCATTATTTTTTGAACGACGCGATAGAATATCTTCTTCACGGCCCAGACAGTGCTGTTTTCCTTTTTTGTCTTCCGCTTAGCCTCCTTCTCTTCGACAACCGCGGGCGCCGCCATCTCGATGGCATCCACCGGGCACGCTTCGGCGCAGAATCCGCAGCCGATGCAGGTCTTCGGATTCACGATCTCCGGGTAGGCGTGCGGGTCGTCGATGGCCGGGAGGCCGAGGGAAATGCAGTCGGTCGGGCACACATCCAGACAAATGGCACATCCGTTGCAGATCTTCGTGTCGAAAAACGGCTTTTCCCACTCACCGCGCTTGACCTTTAAAACCACATTTCCGGCAGCGTCCCTTACGGCTTCTTCCGGGCACACCTTGCCGCAGGCGCCGCAGTCGATGCACTTTTCTTCATCGATGCGGTGCCGCTCGTTCTTTTCCCCGGTCGCCGCTCCCGTCGGGCAGATATGGGCGCACGCGGTACACCCGCTGCAGTCTTCGCTAATGGAATAAGCCATCATTGTCCTCCTTTGGAAGCAATTCTTTCAACCTGTTCAACGGAGGGTATGCCCGTTTCCCCGTCCCATCCGAACTGCTCCCAATAGCGGCTCATCATGGCTTCTATATCCACGGTGCGCCCCTTGTTGGCCCCTTCGGTCTGGGCCGGCCTTCCGAGGGCCCGCTCGCTGATTTTTATTTTGCTGGGCTGCAGGCCGTGCTTCACATTGAAAGCCTGCTTCAGTGTGTGAATATCGGCGGCCTTGTCGAGATACTGATTGGGGGTCAAGTCCCAGCCGGTGGCCGCGTTGATCCAGTCGAATATACGAATGCGCTTTGCCCCGAGAAAGGTCCCGAACAGGCAGGCACCGGCCGAATTGACAATCGTCATGTACTTGCTGTTGATCGCACCGATCTGTCCGTGCTTTTCCGGGTCCTTGTATTTGCTCCCCTTCCAATACATGGGCGACACCTTGGGAAGGTCTTTGGCGACTTTCCACAACTGAAACATCTCATAGTAAAGCTGGGATCCCAGGGTGTGCCGCCCCGGCGTCGGTTCGACGCTGTAGTGCAGGGCAAACCCCGGATCGTTGCGGCCGTCGTGCATGGCCGGCTCCTGGCCGCCCGCCAGAACGGCGTAGGGCTCGGCCTTTTTTCCTATTCTTTCAACGGCCTGCTTGACCCCGTCGGCCAGCACATGGCCGAACCCCTCCCTCTTTACCATCTTTTCCACGAGGGCGACGATGGCTTCGGAGTTGCCCCAGGTCAGCTCGAGGCCGCCGGTGTCCTCCTTGGTGATCACCCCCTCTTCGTAGCACTCCATGGCAAAGGCGATGGCATGGCCGGCGGAAATCGTGTCGATTCCGGCCCGGTTCAGCAGCTCGTTCAAGTAGAAGATGGCCTCGACGTCCTCGTTCATGCAAAAGCCCCCCAGAGCCAGTACGGTTTCGTACTCCGGCTTGTGGGTTTCGCTGAATTTTCCCGCGGTCGTGCAAATGCCGCCGCACCCCAACGGACAGGAATAGCAGTGGTATTTCACCTTTTCGCAGCTGGTGAAAACATCCGGGTTGGATGCGTGGCTTTTTCTGATCCCCCAGTCTTTTATGCTGCCCTTCCAGTTCTTGATCGGGGAATCGCCCATCTCAGGAGACATCTGGTTCATGGCCACCGTCCCCCACTTTTTCAGCATGATCTTGTACAAAATGCCGTCCTGAGCCATAACGGCGGGCATAATCCGCAAAAGCGCCCCCACAAAAGCCGTCAGCGGCCCGGATACGAAAGGCGGCTGAAACTGAACCCAGTTGTTGCAGATCTTGCTGATACGCTTCATTTCCTCCCGGTCGTGGGGAACGATGCGCTTCGACCCCGCCAGGACCAGCGCCTTCAGCCGTTTGGCGCCCATGACCGCTCCCAGTCCCGAACGCGCGGCCATGCGCCCCTTGTCCGTGGAAATGCCGGAAATCAGCGAAATCGATTCGGCAGCAGGCCCAATGCAGGCGACTTTCGGTTTTTTCCCCTTCTTTTTTGCCGTTTCGAGCAGGCGCTCCTCGGTCGCGACCGTGTCCATCCCCCACAGATCGGCGGCATCCCTAAGCTCCCGGACATCGTCGTCCACATAGAGGTAGACCGGTTTGGCACTGATGCCCCGGATGAAGATGCCGTCGTACCCGCATCGCTTGATTGCCGGCGAAAAGGTACCGCCGCAGTTGGCATCCCCCCAGCCGCCTGTCAGCGGCGATTTCCCCACCACCATCCAACGGCCGGTAAAAAAGCTTCCCGTCCCGGTGAGAAGCCCCGGCAGAAACCCCAGCATATTGTCCGGACCCAGCGGGTCCGCGCCGGCGGGTATGTTTTCATACAGCATGTGGGCGCCCAATCCCATCCCGCCAAGGTACCGTTCATAGACACCGTCGGCAAGCGCCTCCTCGCGAATGTCGCCGCTGGTCAAATCCACATGCAGCACTTTGCCCATGTAGCCTTTTGCCTTCATAAATGCCCTCGCTTTACTTTGAATGCGGCCCACGGTGCGGGCCGCGTTCGAATTAATATAATCCATGCGTCAATGAAACCTGAGTTGAGCGTTTCAAATTTTTAGAATGACGCTTTCAGCTGTATCGCCGTTGGCTTGTACCTAAATTTTGTATCTACTGTCAATTTATAACGATTATACCGGTTGTCATATATATATTCCGCTACAAGCGATGTCGATCGGAAGAAATATTTTTTTCCGAAGCAGTCAGGTAGCCGAATAGCATGACAACCGCTATAACGAAATGAGGTTTCAAAAAAATCACTACTGAACACTGTGGATAGGGAAACTGAAGTTATCTTGCGGCGTTAAAAATGGTAAATCACCGACAACAGGACCGTGTGCTGGGTAACATCCGCTTCGGAATTGGCAATCAGATTGTCGGTTTCCACATCCCGCCCCCAGCGCAGTTGGTAGGCGATGTCGAAAATGAAGCGTTTGTAGCCGATGCCCGAGCCCAGTGATATCCCGTAAAAATCGTTTTTACCGTCATAGGTCGGCTCCGGATCATAGAAGATCCCCCCCCTGATTGGGATGACCATAGACTGATCGGGCCTGATGATCAGGTATTCACCGCCGAACCTGACCTGGGTCGTGTCGTCCACATCCGAATCTTTATCGGCACGGCCGCCGATACCGGCGGTTTTGTTGCCTGCGCTGTCGGTGATGACGTAGTCGCTCCATTCCGTTCTGTAGACATCCAGATCGAGGCTGAACCGATCCGATACCCGCCAGGCCAGCCCAAGCCCGTAAGAAATGGGCATATCCACGTCTATGTCCTCGGAATCTCTAATTTTATCACTGTCGATAATCGCTCCGGTGGTGGCGTCTTTCTGAACCCAGTCTTCGCTGTATTTCTTTTTAACCGAAGCCGTAAAAGGCGTCTTGATCACCGCACCGATCGTAAAATTCCGAAACACGTTCCACATGATCCCGATGTTTACATTGACGCCGCTGAAATCTTTATACGTTTCGGTTATGTCGGTATCTTCCAGGACGTGGGACGCTCCAAAGGTCGTGTCGCTGTGACTTTTAAAATTTTCTTTCCAGCCGTTTTGCCAGAAAAGATCGTCCGTCCAGACGTTCAGGGTCCCGCCGATGGATAGCCTGGGGGTGATTTCAGCGGTGTAGGCGACCCCCAAAGCACCCAGATAGCCGTCCATTTCATAGTTCCGATTCTGCTCGCTTGAAAGTGGTGGGATCGAAGGTGTTGAAAGCGTTAAATCATATTCCAGCTCTCTTTTGAATTCATACAGACGCTGGTAGTTGACGGAAACCACCATGTTGCGTTTGAGCAGGTTAAACGGGAGGGTGG includes:
- a CDS encoding iron-containing alcohol dehydrogenase, whose protein sequence is MAYSISEDCSGCTACAHICPTGAATGEKNERHRIDEEKCIDCGACGKVCPEEAVRDAAGNVVLKVKRGEWEKPFFDTKICNGCAICLDVCPTDCISLGLPAIDDPHAYPEIVNPKTCIGCGFCAEACPVDAIEMAAPAVVEEKEAKRKTKKENSTVWAVKKIFYRVVQKIMKYVSKVMPFPVPVILTGPGSVKTLIDNIKARGIGNVLVVTDRVLMDLKLLDGLQASLAAHDIQYTIFDDVQPNPTIENVENGREVYKKNRCKAIIAFGGGSPIDCAKTIGARIRNPWLPVRFMRGLFRVLVPIPPFYCIPTTAGTGSETTIAAIVTNAKTHEKFAIMDTKLIPKIAVLDPELMIGLPPHITSTTGMDALTHAVEAYINRSGTAYTDENALRATKLIFENLEKAYNDGSDLEARNNMALASFYAGLAFTRAYVGYVHAIAHNLGGLYGVPHGLANAVVLPHVLEFSREAAEKKLARLAIAGGIGTEDEPEETLSHRFIEKIKAMNAAMKIPSTIE
- a CDS encoding aldehyde ferredoxin oxidoreductase family protein, with protein sequence MKAKGYMGKVLHVDLTSGDIREEALADGVYERYLGGMGLGAHMLYENIPAGADPLGPDNMLGFLPGLLTGTGSFFTGRWMVVGKSPLTGGWGDANCGGTFSPAIKRCGYDGIFIRGISAKPVYLYVDDDVRELRDAADLWGMDTVATEERLLETAKKKGKKPKVACIGPAAESISLISGISTDKGRMAARSGLGAVMGAKRLKALVLAGSKRIVPHDREEMKRISKICNNWVQFQPPFVSGPLTAFVGALLRIMPAVMAQDGILYKIMLKKWGTVAMNQMSPEMGDSPIKNWKGSIKDWGIRKSHASNPDVFTSCEKVKYHCYSCPLGCGGICTTAGKFSETHKPEYETVLALGGFCMNEDVEAIFYLNELLNRAGIDTISAGHAIAFAMECYEEGVITKEDTGGLELTWGNSEAIVALVEKMVKREGFGHVLADGVKQAVERIGKKAEPYAVLAGGQEPAMHDGRNDPGFALHYSVEPTPGRHTLGSQLYYEMFQLWKVAKDLPKVSPMYWKGSKYKDPEKHGQIGAINSKYMTIVNSAGACLFGTFLGAKRIRIFDWINAATGWDLTPNQYLDKAADIHTLKQAFNVKHGLQPSKIKISERALGRPAQTEGANKGRTVDIEAMMSRYWEQFGWDGETGIPSVEQVERIASKGGQ
- a CDS encoding outer membrane protein transport protein, whose translation is MTSKNTIVLITLCFMLAGFIVQGHAYDLYDRVGIASSPNPVGSGARAIGMGGAFIGIADDATAASWNPAGLIQLEKSELSIVGAYNVRTEDYASSTNPEADNTSTIDETNLNYLSATLPFNLLKRNMVVSVNYQRLYEFKRELEYDLTLSTPSIPPLSSEQNRNYEMDGYLGALGVAYTAEITPRLSIGGTLNVWTDDLFWQNGWKENFKSHSDTTFGASHVLEDTDITETYKDFSGVNVNIGIMWNVFRNFTIGAVIKTPFTASVKKKYSEDWVQKDATTGAIIDSDKIRDSEDIDVDMPISYGLGLAWRVSDRFSLDLDVYRTEWSDYVITDSAGNKTAGIGGRADKDSDVDDTTQVRFGGEYLIIRPDQSMVIPIRGGIFYDPEPTYDGKNDFYGISLGSGIGYKRFIFDIAYQLRWGRDVETDNLIANSEADVTQHTVLLSVIYHF